The genomic region TAGTTGCACATCTCCTTGGAATTATGTAGGATAAATGTAATTTATTTAGGAGAAGATGTATGATTACCTCTTTAAATACAAAAGTAGATTTAGCAATAAAAGGTATATCTTATTTAAATGTTCCAAGTTATGGAAATATTATGATAGGAAATAAATCATTTGAGTTTTATAATGAGAGGAATGTTAAAGATAATATACAAATTCCTTGGGAGGAGATAAGTCATATAGTCGTATCTGTTAAATTTAACGGTAAATGGATACCGAGATTTATGATTGTAACTCATAAAAATGGAACATTTACTTTTTCGTCAAGGAATAATAAATTGCTTTTAAGAGAAGTTTGTAAGTATGTAGATAAGGACCGTATGTTTAGATCTCTTGGATTTTTTAAATCTATAGTTGGTGGAATACGGAAGATATTTAATAAAAATTAGGGACTGTATATACAGTCCCTTTTTAATTAATTATGATATTTAATTAGATAATCTGCGATATTGAATAAATTAGTTC from Candidatus Arthromitus sp. SFB-mouse-Japan harbors:
- a CDS encoding DUF956 family protein, which translates into the protein MITSLNTKVDLAIKGISYLNVPSYGNIMIGNKSFEFYNERNVKDNIQIPWEEISHIVVSVKFNGKWIPRFMIVTHKNGTFTFSSRNNKLLLREVCKYVDKDRMFRSLGFFKSIVGGIRKIFNKN